A portion of the Parasteatoda tepidariorum isolate YZ-2023 chromosome 5, CAS_Ptep_4.0, whole genome shotgun sequence genome contains these proteins:
- the LOC107457279 gene encoding THAP domain-containing protein 2 isoform X1, which translates to MTPTCCAYGCLNKFEKGKGLGFYRFPSQKNRRILWILAVRRKYFVPNKHTRICGAHFVTGKPSRHPAHPDYIPTLFKFKYSKHESKRFRKVLCDKGEVPVLDTNNESTSDSESEAQDFASDHGLEPEIKIESEINSPSEIRIEDVQSILDNDEVYDPNTESGESSKLKHQPMSYTFLDIEGNVIARFVKKRVKKKPVRRSKPRPKRVDPDSVQIVIENNVARIVANV; encoded by the exons atgaCACCAACATGTTGTGCATATGggtgtttaaacaaatttgaaaagggTAAGGGATTAGGTTTTTATCGTTTTCCATCACAAAAAAATCGTCGCATTCTTTGGATTTTGGCTGTGCGACGAAAATATTTCGTACCGAACAAGCACACTCGTATTTGCGGGGCACACTTCGTCACAG GAAAACCATCTAGACATCCAGCCCATCCTGATTATATTCCTACacttttcaagtttaaatattctaaacatGAATCTAAAAGGTTTCGTAAAGTGTTATGTGACAAAGGTGAGGTGCCAGTTTTAGATACTAATAATGAATCAACAAGTGATTCTGAGTCTGAGGCTCAAGATTTTGCATCAG ATCATGGTCTTGAGCCTGAGATAAAAATTGAGAGTGAAATTAACTCACCTTCTGAAATAAGAATTGAAGATGTGCAAAGTATTTTAGATAACGATGAAGTATATGATCCAAACACTGAATCAG gTGAATCTTCAAAACTGAAACACCAACCAATGTCCTATACATTTCTTGATATAGAGGGTAATGTGATAGCGAGATTTGTTAAGAAGCGTGTGAAGAAAAAACCAGTTCGTCGTTCTAAACCTCGCCCTAAAAGAGTTGATCCTGACTCAGTGCAAATTgttatagaaaataatgttgCAAGAATAGTTGCTAATGTATAA
- the LOC107457279 gene encoding uncharacterized protein isoform X2 produces MTPTCCAYGCLNKFEKGKPSRHPAHPDYIPTLFKFKYSKHESKRFRKVLCDKGEVPVLDTNNESTSDSESEAQDFASDHGLEPEIKIESEINSPSEIRIEDVQSILDNDEVYDPNTESGESSKLKHQPMSYTFLDIEGNVIARFVKKRVKKKPVRRSKPRPKRVDPDSVQIVIENNVARIVANV; encoded by the exons atgaCACCAACATGTTGTGCATATGggtgtttaaacaaatttgaaaagg GAAAACCATCTAGACATCCAGCCCATCCTGATTATATTCCTACacttttcaagtttaaatattctaaacatGAATCTAAAAGGTTTCGTAAAGTGTTATGTGACAAAGGTGAGGTGCCAGTTTTAGATACTAATAATGAATCAACAAGTGATTCTGAGTCTGAGGCTCAAGATTTTGCATCAG ATCATGGTCTTGAGCCTGAGATAAAAATTGAGAGTGAAATTAACTCACCTTCTGAAATAAGAATTGAAGATGTGCAAAGTATTTTAGATAACGATGAAGTATATGATCCAAACACTGAATCAG gTGAATCTTCAAAACTGAAACACCAACCAATGTCCTATACATTTCTTGATATAGAGGGTAATGTGATAGCGAGATTTGTTAAGAAGCGTGTGAAGAAAAAACCAGTTCGTCGTTCTAAACCTCGCCCTAAAAGAGTTGATCCTGACTCAGTGCAAATTgttatagaaaataatgttgCAAGAATAGTTGCTAATGTATAA